GTGATCGGCTCGACGATGGGCACCCGCGGCGAGCTCGACCTGCTGGTCAAGTTCCTCCACGCCACCGGCGCCCGGCCGGTCATCGACCGCACCCTGCCCATGGAGCAGGCCCGGGAGGGGTTCGCCGCGATGGCGGACGGTGACGTCTTCGGCAAGGTCGTCTTCACGCGATGACGCGCCGGCACGTCCTCACCGGGGCGGGCTCGGGCATCGGGCTCGCGCTCGCGCACCGGCTCGCCGGGCGCGGCGACGAGCTGGTGCTCCTCGCCCGCAGCGAGGCGCGTGCCGCCGAGCTCGCGCGCACCTTCCCCCAGGCCCAGCTCCTGGTCGCCGACCTGGCCGACCCGGGCACCCTCAACGGTGTCGGCCGCCTGGTCGACGGTCCCGTCGACTCGGTGGTCCACGTGGCGGGGGTGGTCGACCTGGCCCCGGTCGAGCGGCTGCGGCTGGCGGAGTGGGAGGAGCAGCTCACGGTCAACCTCACCGCGCCGGCGGTGCTGACCCGCGAGATGCTGCCGCACGTGCGCGCCGGCCGCGGCACGGTCGTCTTCGTCAACTCCTCCGCCGGCCTGGTCGCCCACGCCGACTGGTCGGCGTACGCCGCCTCCAAGTCGGGCCTGCGCTCGCTCGCCGACGCGCTGCGGGCCGAGGAGGCCGAGCACGGCGTGCGGGTCAGCACGGTCTACCCCAGCCGCACCGCGACGCCGATGCAGGAGAAGGTGCACGGACAGGAGGGCCGCGACTACGACGCCTCCCGGTGGCTCAGCCCGGAGGCCGTGGCCGACACGATCCTGCACGTCGTCGACCTGCCGGCTGGCGCCACGATCCCCGACGTGACCCTGCGCCCGGTCGCGCCGCGACCGGGCTCCTGATCAGGCTCATGATCAGGCCGGCTCGAGCACGAACACCCGGATCCGCCGGGCCTGGCCGACCCGGGCGCGGTAGCGCAGGTAGCCGGGGTAGAACCGCTCAGCCCGCGTGAAGACCTCCTCGGCCTCCGCCGGTGTCGCCGCCCGGGCCACGACCTCGCGCGACGTGCCGCGGTAGGACACCCGGCCCCGGGGGTCGGCCTCGAGGTTGAGCGCCCACGCCGGTGTGGCCTGCTGGCCGAAGTTGCTGCCGATCAGCGCCAGCCCGCCGGCGTACGGCGTCGCGATGAGGTGGCTGGTGCGCCTCTGACCCGAGCGCCGGCCGGTGGTCGTGACGTCGAGCACCGCCAGACCCGCCAGCAGGGCCGGGCCGCTGTGCCGGCCGCGGGAGAGCCGGGCGACCAGGTCGTCGAGATGGCGCAGGGTGCGGGAGAACAGCCACCCGCCCGCGGCGGTGCCGGCGCCCCAGCGCACGAGCCGGTGGAGCGGGTTGGCCGTGCTGTGCGCGTAGCCGAGCTCCGCGGCCAGGCCCGCGTCAGGGGGTCGCACCGGGGCTCAGTCCTCGGGGTCGTCGAGGCGCGCCAGCCACGTGGCGAGCCGCTCGATCGGCACCTCGAAGTCGGGGTGGGCGTCGACGAAGGCCTGCAGCTGCTCGGCGAGCCACGCCAGGGTGACCTCCTCGTCACCCCGGCGCCGCTCGAGCTCCTCGATCCCCCGATCGGTGAAGTACACCGCCCGCTCCGCCTCAGTAGTCGTTGCCGACGCTGCGCGGCGACTCGAAGGCGGCGTCGAGCAGCGTCTTCTGCTCCTCGACGTGGCGCTTGACCGTGCCCACCGACGGGGACGCCGACGACGGGCGGGTCACCGGCTCGACCTCCACGTCGAGATGCGGCCACACGTTGAGCTGGTAGTGCGGCCACGGGCCCATGTTGCGCGGCTCGTCCTGCACCCAGCGGACCGCCTTGAGGTTGGGGTACTTCGCCAGCTCGGCGCGGATCTCCTCGACCGGGTTGGGGTAGAGGCGCTCCACGCGGCCGATGGCGAACTTCTCGCCGTTCTCGCGCTTGGCGCGGTCGACCATCAGGTCCCACGTCACCCGGCCCGAGCACATGATGAGCGTCTCCACCTTGTCGCGGTCGGCCGCGTCGTCGCCGATGAACGGGCGGAAGGTGGTGTCGCCGACGAAGTCGGCCGGCTGCGAGGCGGCCTCCTTGCGCTTGAGCATCGACTTGGGGGTGAAGACGATCAGCGGGCGGTGCTCCTCGCCGAGGGAGTGGCGGCGGAGCAGGTGGAAGTAGGACGCGGGCGTCGAGGGCTGCGCGACGACCATCGCGTCCTCGGCGCACATGGTCAGGAAGCGCTCGATGCGCGCCGACGAGTGGTCGGGACCCTGGCCCTCGTAGCCGTGGGGGAGCAGCAGCACGACGCCGGACTGCTGGCGCCACTTGGTCTCGCCGGCGGAGATGAACTCGTCGATGATGGTCTGGGCGCCGTTGACGAAGTCGCCGAACTGCGCCTCCCACAGCACCAGCGCCTCGGGACGCGCCACGGAGTAGCCGTACTCGAAGCCGAGGGCGGCGTACTCGGAGAGCAGCGAGTCGTAGGCGTGGAACTTCGCCTGGTCCTCGGTGAGGTTGGTCAGCGGCGTCCACTCGTCGGCGTTGGTGCGGTCGATGATCGTCGCGAACCGCTGCACGAACGTGCCACGGCGCGAGTCCTGGCCGGCCAGGCGGACCGGGCGGCCGTCCATGAGCAGCGAGCCGAAGGCGAGGATCTCGCCGGTGCCCCAGTCGATCGGGCCATCGGTGATCGCGGCGGAGCGACGCTGCAGCTGCGGCATCACCTTGGGGTGGACGGTGAAGTCCTGCGGAGGCGTGATGTAGCTGTCGGCGATGCGCTTGAGCACCTCCGGCGTGACGGCGGTCGAGAAGTCGCCGGCCGGCTTGTCCGGGTAGTCGGGGACGGTCGTCCACTCGGTGGGCGCCTCCGAGCTGGCCTGGCGCACCTCGGTGAAGACCCGCTCGAGCTGCTGCTGGTAGTCCTTGAGGACCTGCTCGGCCTCCTCGATCGTGATGTCGCCACGACCGATGAGCGACTCGGTGTAGAGCTTGCGCACCGAGCGCTTCTGCTCGATCAGGTCGTACATCAGCGGCTGGGTGTAGGACGGGTCGTCGCCCTCGTTGTGGCCGCGGCGGCGGTAGCACACGAGGTCGATGACGACGTCCTTGTTGAAGGTCTGGCGGTAGTCGAAGGCGAGCCGCGCGACGCGGATGCACGCCTCGGGGTCGTCGCCGTTGACGTGGAAGATCGGCGCCTGCACCATCCGCGCCACGTCGGTGGCGTAGAGGGACGAGCGCGACGAGCCCGGCGCGGTCGTGAAGCCGACCTGGTTGTTGATCACCAGGTGCACCGTGCCGCCGGTGCGGTAGCCGCGCAGCTGCGAGAGGTTGAGCGTCTCGGCGACCACGCCCTGCCCGGCGAAGGCGGCGTCGCCGTGCACCAGGAGCGGGAGGACCGGGAACTTCTCGCCCTGGTCGAGGATGTCCTGCTTGGCGCGGGCGATGCCCTCGAGGACCGGGTTGACGGCCTCGAGGTGCGAGGGGTTGGCCGCCACGGAGACCTTGATCTTGTCGCCGGAGCCGGCGACGAACTCGCCCTCGGCGCCGAGGTGGTACTTCACGTCGCCGGAGCCCTGGACCGTGCGCGGGTCGATGTTGCCCTCGAACTCGCGGAAGATCTGGCTGTACTTCTTGCCCACGATGTTGGCCAGCACGTTGAGCCGGCCACGGTGCGCCATGCCGATGCAGACCTCGTCGAGCCCGGTCTCGGCCGCCGCCTCGCAGATCTCGTCGATCAGCGGGACGGTCGTCTCGCCACCCTCGAGGCTGAAGCGCTTCTGGCCGACGAACTTGGTCTGCAGGAACGTCTCGAACGCCTCGGCCTGGTTGAGCTTGAGCAGGATGCGCAGCTGCTCCTCGCGGGGCGGCTTGACGTGCGGCTGCTCGACGCGCTCCTGGATCCACTTGCGCTGCTCGGGATCCATGATGTGCATGTACTCGATGCCGGTGGTGCGGCAGTAGGAGTCGCGCAGGATCCCGAGGATGTTGCGCAGCTTCATGAACCGGCGGCCCTCGCCGCCGAACGAGCCGGTGGCGAACTCGCGGTCGAGGTCCCACAGGGTCAGGCCGTGCGACTCGATCTCGAGGTCGGGGTGGGTGCGCTGGCGGTACTCCAGCGGGTCGGTGTCGGCCATCAGGTGGCCGCGCACGCGGTAGGCGTGGATGAGCTCGAGGATGCGCGCCTGCTTGACGATGTCGTCGTCGTGCGTGGCGACCACGTCGCGAG
The sequence above is drawn from the Nocardioides sp. zg-1228 genome and encodes:
- a CDS encoding DUF6104 family protein, which produces MYFTDRGIEELERRRGDEEVTLAWLAEQLQAFVDAHPDFEVPIERLATWLARLDDPED
- a CDS encoding multifunctional oxoglutarate decarboxylase/oxoglutarate dehydrogenase thiamine pyrophosphate-binding subunit/dihydrolipoyllysine-residue succinyltransferase subunit, producing MRSGRGETSVAQSPNGQSGNQSSVAPSSDLGANEWLVEEMKEQYDKDPSSVGPEWARYFGNGSSAAVSTSASGAGSATGARTASAPTASKAPAAAPPRAAQQGQQQAPKPAAKPAATATKTDAKPDSKPDSKADTKPDTEPASATPRPKATADEPAKGTSSPVAKDAKPAAPAASADEPTYTVLRGAPARTAANMDASLSVPTATSVRSVPVKLLWDNRTVINNHLARARGGKVSFTHLIGYALVKALRSMPEMNVGFEVVDGKPNLITPAHINLGLAIDMKKPDGTRQLLVPSIKGAEAMDFAAFWTAYEDVVRKARDNKLTVADFQGTTISLTNPGGIGTVHSVPRLMAGQGAIIGVGAMEYPPEWQGASEEAINRNAISKSMTLTSTYDHRVIQGAQSGEFLKRVHSLLLGEDGFYDEIFRSLRIPYEPIRWARDVVATHDDDIVKQARILELIHAYRVRGHLMADTDPLEYRQRTHPDLEIESHGLTLWDLDREFATGSFGGEGRRFMKLRNILGILRDSYCRTTGIEYMHIMDPEQRKWIQERVEQPHVKPPREEQLRILLKLNQAEAFETFLQTKFVGQKRFSLEGGETTVPLIDEICEAAAETGLDEVCIGMAHRGRLNVLANIVGKKYSQIFREFEGNIDPRTVQGSGDVKYHLGAEGEFVAGSGDKIKVSVAANPSHLEAVNPVLEGIARAKQDILDQGEKFPVLPLLVHGDAAFAGQGVVAETLNLSQLRGYRTGGTVHLVINNQVGFTTAPGSSRSSLYATDVARMVQAPIFHVNGDDPEACIRVARLAFDYRQTFNKDVVIDLVCYRRRGHNEGDDPSYTQPLMYDLIEQKRSVRKLYTESLIGRGDITIEEAEQVLKDYQQQLERVFTEVRQASSEAPTEWTTVPDYPDKPAGDFSTAVTPEVLKRIADSYITPPQDFTVHPKVMPQLQRRSAAITDGPIDWGTGEILAFGSLLMDGRPVRLAGQDSRRGTFVQRFATIIDRTNADEWTPLTNLTEDQAKFHAYDSLLSEYAALGFEYGYSVARPEALVLWEAQFGDFVNGAQTIIDEFISAGETKWRQQSGVVLLLPHGYEGQGPDHSSARIERFLTMCAEDAMVVAQPSTPASYFHLLRRHSLGEEHRPLIVFTPKSMLKRKEAASQPADFVGDTTFRPFIGDDAADRDKVETLIMCSGRVTWDLMVDRAKRENGEKFAIGRVERLYPNPVEEIRAELAKYPNLKAVRWVQDEPRNMGPWPHYQLNVWPHLDVEVEPVTRPSSASPSVGTVKRHVEEQKTLLDAAFESPRSVGNDY
- a CDS encoding nitroreductase family deazaflavin-dependent oxidoreductase, producing the protein MRPPDAGLAAELGYAHSTANPLHRLVRWGAGTAAGGWLFSRTLRHLDDLVARLSRGRHSGPALLAGLAVLDVTTTGRRSGQRRTSHLIATPYAGGLALIGSNFGQQATPAWALNLEADPRGRVSYRGTSREVVARAATPAEAEEVFTRAERFYPGYLRYRARVGQARRIRVFVLEPA
- a CDS encoding SDR family oxidoreductase, translating into MTRRHVLTGAGSGIGLALAHRLAGRGDELVLLARSEARAAELARTFPQAQLLVADLADPGTLNGVGRLVDGPVDSVVHVAGVVDLAPVERLRLAEWEEQLTVNLTAPAVLTREMLPHVRAGRGTVVFVNSSAGLVAHADWSAYAASKSGLRSLADALRAEEAEHGVRVSTVYPSRTATPMQEKVHGQEGRDYDASRWLSPEAVADTILHVVDLPAGATIPDVTLRPVAPRPGS